Proteins encoded by one window of Girardinichthys multiradiatus isolate DD_20200921_A chromosome 14, DD_fGirMul_XY1, whole genome shotgun sequence:
- the LOC124881284 gene encoding trichohyalin-like isoform X2: MSGKISDQFKPGDLVFAKMKGFPHWPARVCKSEHGYRKRVPVYFFGTHQIGSVTPENVVPYVGNKLKYGSGVRIKGFAQGMWEIQNTPRIGSKLKVPAKTCSKTTLAKPASSLTLSKSPSTSSKQPPDNKPKGASAPTKSERDTKPATSKSTLGGVSGEKDVLQRATRTSSRSTPDNTTQSKQDLVERAAPSRTSSRLVLDKNTDSKQDIQTPKSSPATRTLSKLAPDKTTESKQDAAEHAATTRTSSRLVPEKNTDSKSDKETPEPSPATRTSSRLALDKSTESKQDAAEHAATTKTSSRLVPEKNTDSKSDKETPEPSPATRTSSRLAPDKTTETKQDSERAAPSRTSSRLVPEKNTESKQDKETPEPSPSTRTLSRLGLEKMTESKQDAERVAPSRTSSRLVPAQSLLSKQDEDAAVPAPATRTSSRSAPDKTESKQDPEDRAVPSRTSRLVPDKKTDSKQDKETPDSAPAVRGLSRLDPDKSINSRHFKESAECGVARIQLSRLAPDKTIEFKYGKDRTEQVAATRMLSRLAPDKSLESSQAQETADQSAATRTSSRLTPDKSADPKHDKETGELAAATRSRRSASGGPFAESSTEKETPAQIQREVRSRRASTAESASGGKPAAGAAASEPPAKNKTTSSSDQEAAASSTASISADTEGFAAGSRVSTRSRGTDIKLSDVPDVATSGKRRKDVEKEEIQEVKRKKEEEEKKEEAGECLCSSEGKKDPTRESRGSKRKKEKTEERREGIKTSRTEKEETTGKETGGRQTRKPEREEEKQEEKSKEVKTRRSEREETSDEETKGRKTRRGETEEEKHDNKREGMKIRRSERDNEASEKESEKIKMRRGHRVEEKTEGINQRKTAEEETITSGKMKETTKDGAKTKETEKELEKHEEKREGMKTRRTGKETPEEETERSKRGEKDEVKTGKVKTRKVENEEEKPELMKTRRTEKEETPEKESKTRKDGEKHQEKPEAMKAKRNVEEMEVTMTRRSKKDEEKTEKNKTRKAEKPDEKTEEKGEGMKTKRTEKKKETTEEETDRVKTRGGENKEQKKVDEKKTKETRNVKKEEKARAEPTSENEGARKTRENETKQKTTKDPAEGEKHVRSEESQATKRKREEEEKKVQKRRKQDQCMEEEEEKSGLQPTSPEEKEVKKKTKDGGEEMAEEKEEERHQLAARRESLLQSLRGLLKTKESTKNSQGAGEGGRPVEKKTTARGQEDKDKRKGEKMERGGKMSTRKSMAERKNEKRKKHKDTKICDQKEERPSNQRTSSDKMDRQKTEKMNEGTSKDKMTTRKSTDERSNDDEKTNDQVERVTGQESTQKTTVEMKKGENEAKRGTRKITEETMAGNEEKMSTRGLAAEVKKDEQRTEKDESKEKTKSEGEEETKQQKDERKIIGKIVKASQGTKIHMKTMMGGLTKTAVEEDEKRKKKEENVDKIEGKWTSEKEKKGITERKKKSEAKPKRSSETEEKKQKQGEQKKNEAEGKTSRNQEEQKAQEDRKETEVVRPTREQRKKHDGKPQEKQDDGATSRPSEEGKEQKKNEAGGKMARNQDEQKAQKDRKETEVVRPTREQRKKHDGKPQEKQDDGATSRPSEEGKEQKKNEAGGKMARNQDEQKAQKDRKETEVVRPTREQRKKHDGKPQEKQDDGATSRPSEEGKEQKKNEAGGKIARNQEEKKAQEDRKETEVVRPTREQRKKHDGKPQEKQDDGATSRPPEEGKEQKKNEAGGKMARNQEEQKAQEDRKETEVVRPTREQRKKHDGKPQEKQDDGATSRPSEEGKEQKKNDGETKSGTTRAKTAADGLQVESVAKDGGQVEKKGVSRESKIGTELEQQKSSGPTLTDSTLHRINGDLRISLKTDKPDIRKCLSALDQLSMLFVTSEHVQRHSELVATLRKMRFYRSNQAIMDKASMLYNRFKNAFLVGEGEEGVSAAFLRSLLQEKEREEAQRVELWKEKFQKKKKEEASRCLGEVEKMETQAPLDSSQDPKLAGQNPL; the protein is encoded by the exons ATGTCCGGGAAAATCAGCGATCAGTTCAAGCCTGGCGATCTGGTGTTCGCCAAGATGAAAGGCTTTCCTCACTGGCCTGCCAGG GTTTGTAAATCAGAGCACGGGTACAGGAAGCGAGTTCCAGTCTACTTTTTCGGGACCCATCAGAT AGGCTCCGTCACACCAGAGAACGTCGTTCCGTACGTCGGCAACAAGCTGAAGTATGGCAGTGGTGTGCGCATCAAAGGCTTTGCTCAGGGCATGTGGGAGATCCAGAACACACCCAGGATCGGCAGTAAACTCAAA GTTCCAGCAAAGACCTGcagtaaaacaacattagctAAACCAGCTTCATCTCTTACACTCTCCAAATCACCTTCTACATCTTCTAAACAACCTCCTGATAACAAACCTAAAGGTGCCTCTGCTCCCACTAAGTCTGAGCGTGACACTAAACCAGCTACAAGCAAAAGCACCCTGGGTGGAGTTTCTGGAGAGAAAGATGTTTTGCAGAGAGCTACAAGAACGTCATCTAGATCAACACCAGATAACACAACCCAGTCAAAACAAGATCTTGTAGAGCGGGCTGCACCTTCAAGAACTTCATCTCGATTGGTTCTGGATAAAAACACTGACTCCAAACAGGATATACAAACTCCGAAGTCTTCCCCAGCCACAagaacattgtcaaaattagcTCCAGATAAAACAACAGAATCTAAACAAGACGCTGCAGAGCATGCTGCAACTACAAGAACCTCATCTAGATTGGTTCCAGAGAAAAACACTGACTCCAAATCGGATAAAGAAACTCCAGAGCCTTCCCCAGCAACAAGAACATCGTCAAGGTTGGCTCTAGATAAATCGACGGAATCTAAACAAGACGCTGCAGAGCATGCTGCAACTACAAAAACCTCATCTAGATTGGTTCCAGAGAAAAACACTGACTCCAAATCGGATAAAGAAACTCCAGAGCCTTCCCCAGCAACAAGAACATCGTCAAGATTGGCTCCAGATAAAACGACAGAAACTAAACAAGACTCAGAGCGGGCTGCACCTTCAAGAACCTCATCTAGATTGGTTCCAGAGAAAAACACTGAATCCAAACAGGATAAAGAAACTCCAGAGCCTTCCCCATCAACAAGAACATTGTCAAGATTGGGTCTAGAGAAAATGACAGAATCTAAACAAGACGCAGAGCGGGTTGCACCTTCAAGAACCTCATCTAGATTGGTTCCAGCTCAATCCTTACTTTCCAAACAAGATGAAGATGCTGCAGTGCCTGCCCCAGCTACAAGAACATCATCTAGATCAGCTCCAGATAAAACTGAATCTAAACAAGACCCTGAAGACCGGGCTGTACCTTCAAGAACCTCTAGATTGGTTCCAGATAAAAAAACAGACTCCAAACAGGATAAAGAAACTCCAGATTCCGCACCAGCTGTTCGAGGGTTGTCCAGGTTAGATCCAGATAAAAGCATCAACTCCAGACACTTTAAAGAATCCGCAGAGTGTGGTGTAGCAAGAATACAGTTGTCCAGATTAGCTCCAGATAAAACAATAGAATTCAAATATGGTAAAGATAGAACAGAGCAGGTTGCAGCTACAAGAATGTTGTCTAGATTAGCTCCAGATAAAAGCCTAGAATCCAGCCAGGCTCAAGAAACAGCAGACCAGTCCGCTGCTACAAGAACCTCATCCagattaactccagataaatcAGCAGATCCAAAGCATGATAAGGAAACAGGAGAGCTTGCTGCTGCTACAAGAAGCAGAAGGTCAGCGAGCGGTGGTCCGTTTGCAGAAAGTTCAACTGAAAAGGAAACTCCAGCACAGATCCAAAGAGAG GTAAGATCAAGAAGGGCTTCCACAGCTGAGTCTGCTTCTGGTGGAAAACCTGCCGCAGGAGCAGCTGCGAGTGAACCTCCAGCTAAGAATAAAACAACGAGCAGCAGTGATCAAGAAGCTGCAGCATCTTCGACAGCTTCCATCTCTGCAGACACAGAGGGATTTGCTGCTGGAAGTCGAGTTTCCACCCGGAGCAGAGGGACGGATATAAAG CTCAGTGATGTTCCCGATGTGGCAACGTCCGGAAAGAGGaggaaagatgtggaaaaagaaGAGATCCAAGAGGTCAAAAGGaagaaagaggaggaagagaagaaggaggaggcagggGAATGTCTGTGTAGCAGCGAAGGGAAGAAAGACCCAACACGTGAGAGTAGAGGttcaaaaagaaagaaggaGAAAACTGAGGAAAGAAGAGAGGGAATCAAGACGAGCAGAACTGAGAAGGAAGAGACAACTGGGAAGGAAACAGGGGGAAGACAAACCAGGAAACCTGAAAGAGAGGAGGAGAAACAAGAGGAAAAAAGCAAGGAAGTAAAGACCAGGAgatctgagagagaggagacaTCAGACGAGGAAACAAAGGGAAGAAAGACAAGGAGAGGCGAGACAGAGGAGGAGAAACATGACAACAAAAGAGAAGGAATGAAGATCAGGAGATCAGAGAGAGACAATGAGGCATCAGAGAAAGAATCAGAGAAAATAAAGATGAGGAGAGGTCACAGAGTTGAGGAAAAAACTGagggaataaatcagaggaagaCTGCAGAGGAAGAAACCATAACATCTGGGAAAATGAAGGAGACCACCAAGgatggagcaaaaacaaaggaaactgagaaagagCTGgagaaacatgaagaaaaaagagaaggaATGAAGACCAGGAGAACTGGGAAAGAAACACCTGAGGAGGAAACTGAGAGGTCaaagagaggagagaaagaTGAGGTGAAAACTGGGAAAGTAAAAACCAGAAAAGTTGAAAATGAGGAGGAGAAACCTGAACTAATGAAGACAAGGAGAACTGAGAAAGAGGAGACACCTGAGAAAGAATCAAAAACAAGGAAAGACGGGGAGAAACATCAAGAAAAACCAGAAGCCATGAAGGCCAAGAGAAACGTGGAGGAAATGGAGGTAACAATGACCAGGAGAAGCAAGAaagatgaggagaaaactgagaaaaacaaaaccagaaaagctGAGAAACCTGACgagaaaactgaagaaaaaggagaagGAATGAAGACCAAGAGAACTGAGAAAAAGAAGGAGACAACCGAGGAGGAAACGGACCGAGTAAAGACTAGGGGAGGCGAGAATAAAGAACAGAAGAAGGTGGACGAGAAGAAGACCAAAGAGACGAGGAATgtaaagaaagaagagaaagcTAGAGCAGAACCAACCTCAGAGAATGAAGGAGCGAGGAAGACGAGAGAAAACGAAACGAAGCAGAAGACAACAAAAGATCCTGCCGAAGGAGAGAAACATGTTAGGAGCGAGGAGAGTCAGGCGACGAAGAggaagagagaggaggaagagaagaaggtacagaagagaagaaaacaagaCCAGTGCatggaagaggaagaagaaaagaGTGGACTACAGCCAACAAGCCCGGAGGAGAAGGAggtgaagaagaaaacaaaggatggaggggaggagatggcagaggagaaggaagaggag CGCCACCAACTGGCTGCCCGGAGGGAGAGTTTGCTTCAGTCTCTGAGAGGTCTGTTGAAGACCAAGGAGTCGACGAAGAACTCTCA gggtgcaggagagggaggaaggccTGTTGAGAAGAAAACCACAGCCAGGGGTCAAGAGGACAAGGACAAACGGAAAGGAGAGAagatggagagagggggaaaaaTGTCCACCAGAAAGTCAATGGCAGAGAGGAAGAACGAGAAACGGAAGAAACATAAAGATACAAAGATCTGCGACCAGAAAGAAGAGAGACCATCCAACCAAAGGACCAGTTCAGAcaagatggacagacagaagacAGAGAAGATGAACGAAGGCACCAGCAAAGACAAGATGACCACCAGAAAGTCGACAGATGAGAGGAGCAATGACGATGAGAAGACAAATGATCAAGTCGAGAGGGTTACAGGACAGGAGTCAACGCAAAAGACGACAGTAGAGATGAAGAAGGGTGAAAATGAGGCGAAGAGAGGAACAAGGAAAATCACAGAGGAGACAATGGCTGGGAATGAGGAAAAGATGTCCACTCGAGGGCTGGCTGCAGAGGTGAAGAAGGACGAGCAGAGGACAGAGAAAGACGAGAGTAAAGAGAAGACCAAGAGCGAAGGAGAAGAAGAGACAAAGCAGCAGAAAGATGAGAGGAAAATAATCGGGAAGATTGTAAAAGCCAGTCAAGGAACGAAGATCCATATGAAGACGATGATGGGAGGATTgacaaaaacagctgtagagGAGGatgagaagaggaagaagaaagagGAGAATGTGGACAAAATTGAGGGGAAATGGacttcagagaaagaaaaaaaaggaatcaCTGAGAGGAAAAAGAAGTCTGAAGCTAAGCCCAAAAGAAGCTCGGAGACagaggagaaaaaacaaaaacagggagAGCAGAAGAAGAATGAAGCTGAAG GCAAGACGTCAAGGAACCAGGAGGAGCAGAAAGCTCAGGAAGACAGGAAGGAAACGGAGGTGGTGAGACCAACACGGGAACAGAGGAAGAAACATGATGGCAAACCTCAGGAGAAACAAGATGATGGAGCAACATCACGGCCATCAGAAGAGGGTAAAGAGCAGAAGAAGAACGAAGCTGGAGGCAAGATGGCAAGGAACCAGGACGAGCAGAAAGCTCAGAAAGACAGGAAGGAAACGGAGGTGGTGAGACCAACACGGGAACAGAGGAAGAAACATGATGGCAAACCTCAGGAGAAACAAGATGATGGAGCAACATCACGGCCATCAGAAGAGGGTAAAGAGCAGAAGAAGAACGAAGCTGGAGGCAAGATGGCAAGGAACCAGGACGAGCAGAAAGCTCAGAAAGACAGGAAGGAAACGGAGGTGGTAAGACCAACACGGGAACAGAGGAAGAAACATGATGGCAAACCTCAGGAGAAACAAGATGATGGAGCAACATCACGGCCATCAGAAGAGGGTAAAGAGCAGAAGAAGAACGAAGCTGGAGGCAAGATAGCAAGGAACCAGGAGGAGAAGAAAGCTCAGGAAGACAGGAAGGAAACTGAGGTGGTGAGACCAACACGGGAACAGAGGAAGAAACATGATGGCAAACCTCAGGAGAAACAAGATGATGGAGCAACATCACGGCCACCAGAAGAGGGTAAAGAGCAGAAGAAGAACGAAGCTGGAGGCAAGATGGCAAGGAACCAGGAGGAGCAGAAAGCTCAGGAAGACAGGAAGGAAACTGAGGTGGTGAGACCAACACGGGAACAGAGGAAGAAACATGATGGCAAACCTCAGGAGAAACAAGATGATGGAGCAACATCACGGCCATCAGAAGAGGGTAAAGAGCAGAAGAAGAATGATGGAGAGACAAAGAGTGGGACCACCCGAGCTAAGACAGCAGCTGATGGCTTACAGGTGGAATCTgtggccaaagatggagggcaGGTGGAGAAGAAGGGCGTTTCAAGAGAGAGTAAAATAGGGACGGAGCTGGAACAGCAGAAGAGTTCTGGTCCAACCCTGACAGATTCGACTCTGCACCGGATCAACGGAGACCTCCGCATCTCTCTGAAGACAGACAAGCCC GACATCAGGAAGTGTCTGTCAGCATTGGACCAGCTCAGTATGCTGTTTGTAACGTCTGAACACGTCCAGAGACACAGCGAGCTTGTCGCGACGCTCAGGAAG ATGCGGTTCTATCGGTCGAACCAGGCCATCATGGACAAGGCCTCCATGCTGTACAACCGCTTCAAGAACGCCTTCCTGGTGGGGGAGGGCGAGGAGGGGGTGAGCGCTGCCTTCCTGCGGTCGCTGCTGCAGGAGAAGGAGAGGGAGGAGGCGCAGAGGGTGGAGCTTTGGAAGGAGAAgtttcagaagaagaagaaggaggaggccaGCCGGTGCCTAGGAGAGGTGGAGAAGATGGAAACACAAG CTCCACTGGACTCCTCCCAAGACCCGAAGCTGGCAGGACAGAACCCACTCTGA